AACAACAGGAGGATTGCTATTGGCATTTTTTGTAATGATGGTATTATGGTAAGTATTTAACGTTTAAGAATATTTTAAAAAAATAAATATTCGCTGAGTCCAGAAATGGAGCGGGAGAACCAATTAATGGGGTGAGTCCGGAATATCCGGTAGGGTTAAGCTCTTTCGACCCGAATCCGTCAGCTAATCTCGTAAGCGTTGGAAGAGAAGGTGATTGATATGCTTTAATCGTACCTTATATTTGGTACACCCTTTTTGGGGCATACGCTATAGATACTTCTCTATAGCGTTTTTTAGTTTAAAAAATTCGTATCGGAGGTATTAGAAATGATTAGAGTATGTATATCAGGATTAGGAAAGACAGGTAAGGAAATTGCTAAAGTCTTACTGGAGCAGGAAGATATAAAACTTGTTTCGGCTATATGTAGTACAAACAGCGACAAAAGAGGCAAAGATTTGGGCGAAGTTTTGGGAAGCAGTACCACAGGAGTTATAATAGAAGGCTCAGACAATCTGGAGCAGGTTATTTTCAGAACCAGACCCGATGTAGTTGTCGATTTTTCAAGCCCCGAGGCTGCCTTAAGAAACGCCAAGGTTTTCTCCAGGATGAAAGTAAATATTGTCATTGGCACAACCGGTTTCTCAAAAATAGGCCTGAAGAAGCTGCTGGTACTGGCTACTACACATAAAAACGCTATTGTTTATGCTCCAAATATCACGTTGGGTGTAAATGTACTTATGCTTGTTACAAACCTGGCAGCTAATATTTTGAACAATTATGACTTCCAAATTACAGAAATCCACCACAAGCACAAAAAGGACTCTCCTTCCGGCACCGCAAAGAAAATTGCCGCCGAAATAGAAAAAGGCCTGACAGCTTCAGGTAATGTAAACAAAGATATTCAAGTACCTATCACAGCAGTAAGAGCAGGCGGCGTGGTTGGAAAGCATGAAGTAATGATTATAGGTGAAGATGATAAAATCGAGATTTCTCATGAATCATTTTCAAGAAGGGCTTTTGCCCTTGGAGCTCTTCACGCTGTCAGGTTTGCAAAGGGAAAGGCTGGATACTTTGAAATGAGTGATGTACTTAACCTTAAAAAGGTACTCGGAGACTACCTTGAGTTAGAAAACAATTCCTTTAAAAAGCGATATTCTGTTTTCCTGAATAAAAAGGAATTACAAGTCCTCTAATTAGACATCTTGTTCGAAAGGAGCTTAAATATGGATAGGAACTATCACGAAATTGAATTATGGAGAGATGTTACTGAAGAGCAGTGGCAGGATTGGAGATGGCAGCTTTCAAATAGAATTACTACCATAGAAGGATTAGAGAAGGTAATAAACTTAACCGAGGATGAGCGCCAAGGAGTAAAAGCAAGTCTAGAAAAGCTCCGAATGGCAATCACCCCTTATTATGCAGCGTTGATGAACCCTGACGACAGTAATTGTCCTATTCGAAGGCAGGCCGTTCCAACTATACATGAGACAAAAATATCAAAATGCGATAGCAGTGATCCTCTTCACGAAACAATAGATTCCCCTGTTCCCGGTTTAACCCACAGGTATCCCGACAGAGCGCTAATACTTATTACAGATCAGTGCTCCATGTACTGCCGTCACTGTACCAGAAGAAGGTTTGCAGGACACGATGATAAAGAGTTGTCCCTGCATAATATAAAAAGAGCCATAGACTATATAAAAAAGACAAAGGAAATTCGTGATGTACTGCTTTCTGGCGGTGATGCATTGTGCATTTCAGACAAGCGGCTGGAATACATTCTGGAGAGCCTTAGAGCAATTGAACACATTGAGGTGATAAGACTTGGCACAAGGACACCTGTTGTGATGCCACAAAGAATAACACAAGAGCTTTGTGATATGTTAAAAAGGTTTCATCCACTTTGGATAAATACACATTTTAACCATCCCAAAGAGCTTACTAAGGCAGCACTTAGTGCATGCTCAATTCTTGCTGATGCAGGCATACCGTTAGGAAACCAATCAGTCTTACTGAAGAATGTAAATGACTGTCCGTATGTAATGAAAAGCCTTGTACAGGGACTTGTAAAAAACAGGGTAAGACCATATTATCTTTATCAATGTGACCTCTCAGAAGGAATTGAGCATTTCAGAACTCCCGTAGCAGTCGGTGTAGAGATTATTGAAATGCTTAGGGGGCATACTTCAGGATTTGCAGTCCCCACCTTTGTAGTTGATGCTCCCGGTGGTGGTGGCAAAATTCCTGTAAATCCCCAGTACTTGATATCACAATCTGCTGAAAAAGTTATTTTAAGAAACTTTGAAGGCGTGATATGCACTTATGCAGAGCCGGAAGATAAATCCCATCAGTGTCACAATTGCGGTCTTTGCGAGAAGTACAAAAACAGAGAATATCGTGGACTTGAAAAACTGTTCCGTGATGAGAGAACTTGTCT
The nucleotide sequence above comes from Clostridia bacterium. Encoded proteins:
- the ablA gene encoding lysine 2,3-aminomutase, whose product is MDRNYHEIELWRDVTEEQWQDWRWQLSNRITTIEGLEKVINLTEDERQGVKASLEKLRMAITPYYAALMNPDDSNCPIRRQAVPTIHETKISKCDSSDPLHETIDSPVPGLTHRYPDRALILITDQCSMYCRHCTRRRFAGHDDKELSLHNIKRAIDYIKKTKEIRDVLLSGGDALCISDKRLEYILESLRAIEHIEVIRLGTRTPVVMPQRITQELCDMLKRFHPLWINTHFNHPKELTKAALSACSILADAGIPLGNQSVLLKNVNDCPYVMKSLVQGLVKNRVRPYYLYQCDLSEGIEHFRTPVAVGVEIIEMLRGHTSGFAVPTFVVDAPGGGGKIPVNPQYLISQSAEKVILRNFEGVICTYAEPEDKSHQCHNCGLCEKYKNREYRGLEKLFRDERTCLIPRSNVRVNRREAYHECNRA
- the dapB gene encoding 4-hydroxy-tetrahydrodipicolinate reductase, which encodes MIRVCISGLGKTGKEIAKVLLEQEDIKLVSAICSTNSDKRGKDLGEVLGSSTTGVIIEGSDNLEQVIFRTRPDVVVDFSSPEAALRNAKVFSRMKVNIVIGTTGFSKIGLKKLLVLATTHKNAIVYAPNITLGVNVLMLVTNLAANILNNYDFQITEIHHKHKKDSPSGTAKKIAAEIEKGLTASGNVNKDIQVPITAVRAGGVVGKHEVMIIGEDDKIEISHESFSRRAFALGALHAVRFAKGKAGYFEMSDVLNLKKVLGDYLELENNSFKKRYSVFLNKKELQVL